One genomic window of Micrococcus flavus includes the following:
- a CDS encoding MFS transporter produces MSHTVASPATSAARDPREERKVLAGTLVGTTIEWYDFFIYAQAAALILGPLFFAPMGAQGAQIASWASLGISFLVRPLGAIVAGHMGDRFGRKIVLSMTLIGMGAATVLIGLLPTYAQIGVWAPILLVLLRLLQGFSAGGEWGGAALLSVEHAPHGKRGLFGSAPQVGVPLGMLMATGVLFAVRASMSPEAFLEWGWRVPFLLSVVLILVGHIIRKAVEESPVFKEMQQLKKDESAPLGDLFRNHTRTVVLAALIFAANNAVGYLVIAWFAKYGQKNLGMEPTETLTAALVGGAGWFLFTLFGGWISDKIGRRLTFQLGYAFLIIWSIPMFLMMNTASLPLFAAALFVLTLGLGPSYGPQSAMYAEMFPAKVRFSGVSIGYAIGAIIGGAFAPLIADLLLPNGWTWVAGYMIVISLISLVAVSMVPKGIQDRNLHDHEHDELGVDVIADAKAHH; encoded by the coding sequence ATGAGCCACACCGTCGCCTCTCCGGCCACCTCGGCCGCCCGCGACCCCCGCGAGGAGCGCAAGGTCCTCGCCGGCACGCTCGTCGGCACCACCATCGAGTGGTACGACTTCTTCATCTACGCCCAGGCCGCCGCCCTCATCCTCGGCCCCCTGTTCTTCGCACCCATGGGCGCGCAGGGTGCCCAGATCGCCTCGTGGGCGTCCCTCGGCATCTCCTTCCTCGTCCGCCCGCTCGGCGCGATCGTCGCCGGTCACATGGGCGACCGGTTCGGCCGCAAGATCGTCCTCTCGATGACCCTGATCGGCATGGGCGCGGCCACCGTCCTCATCGGTCTGCTGCCCACCTACGCCCAGATCGGCGTGTGGGCCCCGATCCTCCTCGTCCTGCTCCGCCTGCTGCAGGGCTTCTCCGCCGGCGGCGAGTGGGGCGGCGCAGCCCTCCTCTCCGTGGAGCACGCCCCGCACGGCAAGCGCGGCCTCTTCGGCTCCGCCCCGCAGGTGGGCGTGCCGCTCGGCATGCTGATGGCCACGGGCGTCCTGTTCGCCGTCCGCGCGTCCATGAGCCCGGAGGCCTTCCTCGAGTGGGGCTGGCGCGTGCCCTTCCTGCTCTCCGTGGTCCTGATCCTCGTGGGCCACATCATCCGCAAGGCCGTCGAGGAGTCCCCGGTCTTCAAGGAGATGCAGCAGCTGAAGAAGGACGAGTCCGCCCCGCTCGGCGACCTGTTCCGCAACCACACCAGGACCGTGGTCCTGGCCGCGCTCATCTTCGCCGCCAACAACGCGGTGGGATACCTCGTGATCGCCTGGTTCGCCAAGTACGGCCAGAAGAACCTGGGCATGGAGCCCACCGAGACCCTGACCGCGGCCCTCGTGGGCGGCGCGGGCTGGTTCCTGTTCACCCTGTTCGGCGGCTGGATCTCGGACAAGATCGGGCGCCGTCTCACCTTCCAGCTCGGCTACGCGTTCCTGATCATCTGGTCCATCCCGATGTTCCTGATGATGAACACCGCCTCGCTGCCGCTGTTCGCCGCGGCCCTGTTCGTCCTCACCCTCGGCCTCGGCCCGTCGTACGGGCCGCAGTCCGCCATGTACGCCGAGATGTTCCCGGCCAAGGTGCGCTTCTCCGGCGTGTCCATCGGCTACGCGATCGGCGCCATCATCGGCGGCGCGTTCGCCCCGCTGATCGCCGACCTGCTCCTGCCGAACGGCTGGACCTGGGTGGCCGGCTACATGATCGTCATCTCCCTGATCTCGCTGGTGGCCGTCTCCATGGTCCCCAAGGGCATCCAGGACCGGAACCTGCACGACCACGAGCACGACGAGCTCGGCGTGGACGTGATCGCCGACGCCAAGGCGCACCACTGA
- a CDS encoding enoyl-CoA hydratase/isomerase family protein has translation MVELTVAGGVAEVVLNAPKKMNSLDEQALADLGAAYAEIADRAETGEVRAVLLRGEGRGFCAGRDISGVVPADDDATAYLRDRVTPVLRAMSECPVPTFAAVQGACLGVGLGLAIATDVVYVAEEAKIGSPFANLGATLDSGGHWLFTERLGAHRTLDLIYTAELISGAEAVQAGLFSRAVPAEELLEFTRAKAAQVASGATLAFRASKELVQQIRDQRVGLWESLDAENVAQGELCDTADYAEGFTAFQEKRKPEFTGRG, from the coding sequence ATGGTCGAGCTGACCGTGGCCGGCGGCGTCGCCGAGGTGGTGCTGAACGCCCCGAAGAAGATGAACTCCCTGGACGAGCAGGCCCTGGCCGACCTCGGCGCCGCGTACGCCGAGATCGCGGACAGGGCCGAGACCGGCGAGGTCCGCGCGGTGCTGCTGCGCGGCGAGGGCCGGGGCTTCTGCGCCGGTCGGGACATCTCCGGCGTGGTCCCCGCCGACGACGACGCCACCGCCTACCTGCGCGACCGGGTCACCCCGGTGCTGCGTGCCATGTCCGAGTGCCCCGTCCCGACGTTCGCGGCCGTGCAGGGCGCGTGCCTGGGCGTGGGCCTGGGCCTGGCGATCGCCACGGACGTGGTCTACGTGGCCGAGGAGGCCAAGATCGGCTCGCCGTTCGCCAACCTGGGTGCCACCCTGGACTCGGGCGGCCACTGGCTGTTCACCGAGCGGCTGGGCGCGCACCGCACCCTGGACCTGATCTACACCGCCGAGCTGATCTCCGGTGCCGAGGCCGTGCAGGCGGGGCTGTTCTCCCGCGCGGTCCCGGCCGAGGAGCTGCTGGAGTTCACCCGCGCCAAGGCCGCGCAGGTGGCCTCCGGCGCCACCCTGGCCTTCCGGGCCTCCAAGGAGCTCGTCCAGCAGATCCGCGACCAGCGCGTGGGCCTGTGGGAGTCCCTCGACGCGGAGAACGTCGCCCAGGGCGAGCTCTGCGACACGGCCGACTACGCCGAGGGGTTCACGGCCTTCCAGGAGAAGCGCAAGCCCGAGTTCACCGGCCGCGGCTGA
- the paaE gene encoding 1,2-phenylacetyl-CoA epoxidase subunit PaaE, giving the protein MTETTAAPAKRRATFNALEVSELRKLTDDSVEVTFAVPDELADDYDYLPGQYVALRKEIDGQELRRSYSICAVPQRGEIRVAVKKDLGGKFSTWANERLEVGERIDVMNPQGAFTSRTGITSMNNPDAVAAQAVKDGQVDLVALAAGSGITPIMAIAKSVLAASETARFSLIYANRSAMDVMFAEEIGDLKDKYPSRFAVYHVLSREQRVAPLLSGRIDAEKLETLLDRVIDVENTDEWFLCGPFELVQMARDTLSERGVADDDVRFELFTTGRPERPQGDAGRPIEADPSGDNVTIEFTLDGTTGKVESPKSAHETILNAALRVRSDVPFACAGGVCGTCRAKVTEGEFTMEENYALEKDEVDNGYILTCQTRPTGDAITVDFDA; this is encoded by the coding sequence ATGACCGAGACCACCGCCGCCCCCGCCAAGCGCCGCGCGACGTTCAACGCCCTCGAGGTGTCCGAGCTGCGCAAGCTCACCGACGACTCCGTGGAGGTGACCTTCGCGGTCCCCGACGAGCTTGCGGACGACTACGACTACCTCCCCGGCCAGTACGTGGCCCTGCGCAAGGAGATCGACGGCCAGGAGCTGCGCCGGTCCTACTCGATCTGCGCCGTGCCGCAGCGCGGCGAGATCCGCGTGGCCGTGAAGAAGGACCTCGGCGGCAAGTTCTCCACGTGGGCCAACGAGCGCCTCGAGGTCGGCGAGAGGATCGACGTGATGAACCCGCAGGGCGCGTTCACGTCCCGCACGGGCATCACCTCCATGAACAACCCGGACGCCGTGGCGGCGCAGGCCGTGAAGGACGGCCAGGTCGACCTGGTGGCCCTGGCCGCCGGCTCGGGCATCACCCCGATCATGGCGATCGCCAAGTCGGTGCTGGCCGCGTCCGAGACCGCCCGCTTCAGCCTCATCTACGCGAACCGCTCCGCCATGGACGTGATGTTCGCGGAGGAGATCGGCGACCTCAAGGACAAGTACCCGTCCCGCTTCGCCGTCTACCACGTGCTCTCCCGCGAGCAGCGGGTGGCCCCGCTGCTGTCCGGGCGCATCGACGCCGAGAAGCTCGAGACGCTGCTGGACCGCGTGATCGACGTGGAGAACACGGACGAGTGGTTCCTGTGCGGCCCGTTCGAGCTCGTCCAGATGGCCCGGGACACGCTCTCCGAGCGCGGCGTGGCCGACGACGACGTCCGCTTCGAGCTGTTCACCACCGGCCGTCCGGAGCGCCCGCAGGGCGACGCGGGCCGCCCGATCGAGGCCGACCCCTCGGGCGACAACGTGACCATCGAGTTCACCCTCGACGGCACCACCGGCAAGGTCGAGTCCCCGAAGTCCGCGCACGAGACGATCCTCAACGCCGCCCTCCGCGTGCGCTCCGACGTCCCGTTCGCGTGCGCCGGCGGCGTGTGCGGCACCTGCCGCGCCAAGGTCACCGAGGGCGAGTTCACGATGGAGGAGAACTACGCGCTCGAGAAGGACGAGGTGGACAACGGGTACATCCTGACTTGCCAGACCCGTCCCACCGGCGACGCCATCACCGTCGACTTCGACGCGTGA
- the paaD gene encoding 1,2-phenylacetyl-CoA epoxidase subunit PaaD, whose amino-acid sequence MTTASKLRPADPVDARVWDAASTVHDPEIPVLSIADLGILRDAHAEGDKAVVVITPTYSGCPAMDTITTDVSRALKGAGFEESEVRLVLQPAWTTDWMTDEGKAKLAEYGIAPPAARTVDGPVRIGLAVKCPRCHSLNTREITRFGSTSCKALYTCRECLEPFDYFKVH is encoded by the coding sequence GTGACCACCGCCAGCAAGCTGCGCCCCGCCGACCCCGTCGACGCGCGGGTCTGGGATGCGGCCTCCACCGTGCACGACCCGGAGATCCCCGTGCTGTCCATCGCGGACCTGGGGATCCTCCGGGACGCGCACGCGGAGGGCGACAAGGCCGTCGTCGTCATCACCCCCACGTACTCCGGGTGCCCCGCCATGGACACCATCACCACGGACGTCTCCCGCGCCCTGAAGGGCGCGGGGTTCGAGGAGTCCGAGGTGCGGCTGGTCCTCCAGCCGGCGTGGACCACGGACTGGATGACGGACGAGGGCAAGGCCAAGCTGGCCGAGTACGGGATCGCCCCGCCCGCGGCCCGCACCGTGGACGGACCCGTGCGGATCGGCCTGGCCGTGAAGTGCCCCCGGTGCCACTCCCTGAACACCCGTGAGATCACCCGCTTCGGCTCCACGTCCTGCAAGGCGCTGTACACGTGCCGGGAGTGCCTGGAGCCCTTCGACTACTTCAAGGTGCACTGA
- the paaC gene encoding 1,2-phenylacetyl-CoA epoxidase subunit PaaC codes for MSFATNDTATKHSAGVAITAEEIASGDQRASEEVARYATYLGDDALMLGQRLSWWISRAPELEEDIALGNIALDLVGHARFLLSYAGTAWGTSEDDLAYFRDEEEFRSVRLVEAENGDFGKTIARQLYYSFYAYELYSRLRESTDATLAAIADKALKEVLYHQDHAEQWVNRLGLGTEESKRRMQRGLDELWPYLPELFHDDDVTRPLAEQGVAVLPSSLEEPTMTRIRAAIEAAGLQVPDTGVARGGDRSGEMSEYRGYILAEMQSLARRHPGASW; via the coding sequence GTGAGCTTCGCGACCAACGACACGGCCACCAAGCACTCCGCCGGCGTGGCCATCACGGCCGAGGAGATCGCCTCGGGCGACCAGAGGGCCTCCGAGGAGGTGGCACGCTACGCCACCTACCTCGGCGACGACGCCCTGATGCTCGGCCAGCGCCTCTCCTGGTGGATCTCCCGGGCCCCCGAGCTCGAGGAGGACATCGCGCTCGGCAACATCGCCCTGGACCTGGTGGGCCACGCCCGCTTCCTCCTGTCCTACGCCGGCACGGCGTGGGGCACGTCGGAGGACGACCTCGCCTACTTCCGCGACGAGGAGGAGTTCCGCTCCGTCCGCCTCGTGGAGGCCGAGAACGGCGACTTCGGCAAGACCATCGCCCGCCAGCTGTACTACTCGTTCTACGCGTACGAGCTGTACTCCCGGCTGCGCGAGTCCACGGACGCCACCCTCGCGGCGATCGCGGACAAGGCCCTGAAGGAGGTCCTGTACCACCAGGACCACGCCGAGCAGTGGGTGAACCGCCTGGGCCTGGGCACCGAGGAGTCCAAGCGCCGCATGCAGCGCGGCCTGGACGAGCTGTGGCCCTACCTGCCCGAGCTCTTCCACGACGACGACGTGACCCGCCCCCTCGCGGAGCAGGGGGTGGCCGTCCTGCCGTCCTCGCTCGAGGAGCCCACGATGACCCGCATCCGCGCGGCCATCGAGGCCGCCGGCCTGCAGGTCCCCGACACGGGCGTGGCCCGCGGCGGCGACCGCTCCGGCGAGATGAGCGAGTACCGCGGCTACATCCTCGCCGAGATGCAGTCCCTGGCCCGTCGTCACCCGGGGGCCTCCTGGTGA
- the paaB gene encoding 1,2-phenylacetyl-CoA epoxidase subunit PaaB: MTENKAAQMPAKDDTAANNEWPLWEVFVRANRGLSHVHAGSLHAPDATMALRNARDLYTRRNEGTSVWVVPADAVAASDPDSKGGFFESPQGKSYRHATYYQKSEGVPHL; this comes from the coding sequence ATGACCGAGAACAAGGCGGCTCAGATGCCGGCCAAGGACGACACCGCCGCGAACAACGAGTGGCCGCTGTGGGAGGTCTTCGTCCGCGCGAACCGCGGCCTCTCCCACGTGCACGCCGGCTCGCTGCACGCCCCGGACGCCACCATGGCGCTGCGCAACGCACGCGACCTGTACACGCGCCGCAACGAGGGCACCTCCGTGTGGGTCGTCCCCGCGGACGCCGTGGCCGCGTCCGATCCGGACTCCAAGGGCGGCTTCTTCGAGTCGCCGCAGGGCAAGTCCTACCGCCACGCGACCTACTACCAGAAGTCCGAGGGGGTGCCGCACCTGTGA
- the paaA gene encoding 1,2-phenylacetyl-CoA epoxidase subunit PaaA — translation MTQTTSSPSLASVPSPEDAAGQENFDRLIAEDSRIEPRDWMPQAYRKSLTRQVSQHAHSEIIGMQPEANWITRAPSLKRKAILMAKVQDEAGHGLYLYSAAETLGTPRDVLNDQLLEGKAKYSSIFNYPARTWADMGAIGWLVDGAAICNQVPLCRASYGPYGRAMVRICKEESFHQRQGWEILFELSHGTPEQKQMAQDAVNRTYGPALQMFGPPDADSPNSQQSMAWKVKRFSNDELRQRFVDMIVPQAEALGLTLPDPDLKWNEERGHYDFGPLDWDEFTDVIKGNGPMNAQRMARRIQAHEEGAWVREAAAAYARRQAEQHVPADTQLIGA, via the coding sequence ATGACGCAGACCACCAGCTCCCCGAGCCTGGCGTCCGTGCCGTCCCCCGAGGATGCGGCCGGCCAGGAGAACTTCGACCGCCTGATCGCCGAGGACTCGCGCATCGAGCCCCGCGACTGGATGCCGCAGGCCTACCGCAAGTCCCTGACCCGCCAGGTCTCCCAGCACGCGCACTCCGAGATCATCGGCATGCAGCCGGAGGCCAACTGGATCACCCGCGCCCCCTCGCTGAAGCGCAAGGCGATCCTCATGGCCAAGGTCCAGGATGAGGCCGGCCACGGCCTGTACCTGTACTCGGCCGCCGAGACCCTCGGCACCCCCCGCGACGTGCTGAACGACCAGCTGCTCGAGGGCAAGGCCAAGTACTCCTCCATCTTCAACTACCCGGCCCGCACCTGGGCGGACATGGGCGCGATCGGCTGGCTCGTCGACGGCGCCGCCATCTGCAACCAGGTCCCGCTGTGCCGCGCCTCCTACGGCCCCTACGGCCGCGCCATGGTGCGCATCTGCAAGGAGGAGTCCTTCCACCAGCGCCAGGGCTGGGAGATCCTCTTCGAGCTCTCCCACGGCACCCCGGAGCAGAAGCAGATGGCCCAGGACGCGGTGAACCGCACCTATGGCCCGGCCCTGCAGATGTTCGGCCCGCCGGACGCCGACTCCCCGAACTCCCAGCAGTCCATGGCCTGGAAGGTCAAGCGCTTCTCCAACGACGAGCTGCGCCAGCGCTTCGTGGACATGATCGTCCCGCAGGCCGAGGCCCTGGGCCTGACCCTGCCCGACCCCGACCTGAAGTGGAACGAGGAGCGCGGCCACTACGACTTCGGCCCGCTGGACTGGGACGAGTTCACGGACGTCATCAAGGGCAACGGCCCCATGAACGCCCAGCGCATGGCCCGCCGCATCCAGGCCCACGAGGAGGGCGCCTGGGTCCGCGAGGCCGCCGCCGCCTACGCCCGCCGCCAGGCCGAGCAGCACGTCCCGGCCGACACCCAGCTGATCGGAGCCTGA
- a CDS encoding FAD-binding monooxygenase: MLFHHHGYVSTDPRIHPAAGVGLDRPAELPDEMDVLIVGTGPAGMIAAAQLAMFPDVHTRIVERRPHRLEIGQADGIQARSVETFQAFGFASEIIDEAFDLTSMAFWNPDPENPSTIVRTQLAEDDPEGISEFPHLIVNQARILDWFAEYMENSPTRARPDYGWAFEGLDDSGEGEHPVTVTLRRTVDAEGAPLEDPQQGELRQVRARYVVGADGAGSRVRKAIGHSLSGDAANHAWGVMDTLAVTDFPDIRTKCAIHSNQGSILLIPREGGHLFRLYVDLGVVPEDDGGKVRQTPLEEVIRRAQQILHPYTLDVKEVPWHSVYEVGHRLTSGFDNRERVGRPNVFLLGDACHTHSAKAGQGMNVSMQDGWNLGWKLGQVLSGIAPVELVPTYGDERKDIAKNLIDFDKEWSTLMAKPTSELGDPNEVAEFYTKTAEFPAGFMTEYQPSLLTTDGTGQELATGFPIGKRFTSALVERSCDTNVKHLGHLHRADGRWRVYVFADAAAPQDADSKVAAWAQAVEEDPQSFRNRHTPADGPQDARFDIKVVYQQKQTEFAHPDVPAVFRPTTGPLGLIDLNNIFATCRAKHGEDIFDARGISRDGAVVVVRPDHYVSGVFGLDEVERLNAFFAGVLLDAR; encoded by the coding sequence ATGCTCTTCCACCACCACGGCTACGTCTCCACCGATCCCCGCATCCACCCGGCCGCGGGCGTGGGCCTGGACCGTCCCGCCGAGCTCCCGGACGAGATGGACGTGCTGATCGTCGGCACCGGCCCGGCCGGCATGATCGCCGCCGCCCAGCTGGCCATGTTCCCGGACGTGCACACGCGCATCGTGGAGCGCCGCCCCCACCGCCTGGAGATCGGCCAGGCGGACGGCATCCAGGCGCGCTCGGTGGAGACCTTCCAGGCGTTCGGCTTCGCGAGCGAGATCATCGACGAGGCCTTCGACCTCACCTCCATGGCCTTCTGGAACCCGGACCCGGAGAACCCGTCGACCATCGTCCGCACGCAGCTCGCCGAGGACGACCCCGAGGGCATCTCCGAGTTCCCCCACCTGATCGTGAACCAGGCCCGGATCCTGGACTGGTTCGCCGAGTACATGGAGAACTCCCCCACCCGCGCCCGGCCGGACTACGGCTGGGCCTTCGAGGGCCTGGACGACTCCGGCGAGGGCGAGCACCCCGTGACCGTCACCCTGCGCCGCACCGTCGACGCCGAGGGCGCCCCGCTCGAGGACCCGCAGCAGGGCGAGCTCCGTCAGGTGCGCGCCCGGTACGTGGTGGGCGCGGACGGTGCGGGCTCGCGCGTGCGCAAGGCGATCGGCCATTCGCTCTCCGGCGACGCCGCCAACCACGCCTGGGGCGTCATGGACACCCTCGCGGTGACCGACTTCCCGGACATCCGGACGAAGTGCGCGATCCACTCGAACCAGGGCTCGATCCTGCTCATCCCCCGCGAGGGCGGCCACCTGTTCCGCCTCTACGTGGACCTCGGCGTGGTCCCGGAGGACGACGGCGGCAAGGTCCGCCAGACCCCGCTGGAGGAGGTCATCCGCCGGGCCCAGCAGATCCTCCACCCCTACACGCTGGACGTGAAGGAGGTGCCCTGGCACTCGGTGTACGAGGTGGGCCACCGCCTGACCTCCGGGTTCGACAACCGCGAGCGCGTGGGCCGCCCGAACGTGTTCCTGCTCGGCGACGCCTGCCACACCCACTCCGCCAAGGCCGGCCAGGGCATGAACGTGTCCATGCAGGACGGCTGGAACCTGGGCTGGAAGCTGGGCCAGGTGCTCTCCGGCATCGCACCCGTCGAGCTGGTGCCGACCTACGGCGACGAGCGCAAGGACATCGCCAAGAACCTGATCGACTTCGACAAGGAGTGGTCGACGCTCATGGCCAAGCCCACCTCCGAGCTGGGCGATCCCAACGAGGTGGCGGAGTTCTACACCAAGACCGCCGAGTTCCCCGCGGGCTTCATGACCGAGTACCAGCCCTCCCTCCTCACCACGGACGGCACCGGCCAGGAGCTGGCCACGGGCTTCCCGATCGGCAAGCGCTTCACGTCCGCCCTGGTGGAGCGCTCGTGCGACACCAACGTCAAGCACCTGGGCCATCTGCACCGGGCGGACGGGCGCTGGCGCGTGTACGTCTTCGCCGACGCCGCCGCCCCGCAGGACGCGGACTCGAAGGTCGCCGCGTGGGCGCAGGCGGTCGAGGAGGACCCGCAGTCCTTCCGGAACCGGCACACCCCGGCCGACGGCCCCCAGGACGCGCGGTTCGACATCAAGGTGGTCTACCAGCAGAAGCAGACCGAGTTCGCCCACCCGGACGTCCCGGCCGTGTTCCGCCCGACCACCGGGCCCCTGGGGCTGATCGACCTGAACAACATCTTCGCCACGTGCCGGGCCAAGCACGGCGAGGACATCTTCGACGCCCGCGGCATCAGCCGCGACGGCGCCGTGGTGGTGGTCCGCCCGGACCACTACGTCTCCGGCGTCTTCGGCCTGGACGAGGTGGAGCGCCTCAACGCGTTCTTCGCCGGCGTGCTGCTCGACGCCCGCTGA
- a CDS encoding IclR family transcriptional regulator: MQPDPQDAPQARPAGVRPDAPSQTLSRALTMLEAVAERETPPSIAELAEAVDVHRSVAYRMLRTFEVHGLLRRDAAGLVRGAPGLVTLAGGVEQDLRAAALPELTAVSADLGMTAFLVVWDGRDCLTLTTVEPPRGNLVTQRPGTRHPLGVGAPGVAIAAALSAEERERLGRADDEAAGPLTGPRIEEARTRGWAQSRDEVITGVGSVAAPVPAPGRMPAALAVVFTAPSVDHGAVGERLTAAAQRLSAALGEI, encoded by the coding sequence GTGCAGCCCGACCCGCAGGACGCCCCGCAGGCCCGCCCCGCCGGCGTCCGCCCCGACGCCCCCTCCCAGACGCTCTCCCGGGCCCTCACGATGCTCGAGGCGGTGGCCGAGCGCGAGACTCCGCCGAGCATCGCCGAACTCGCGGAGGCGGTGGACGTCCACCGCTCGGTGGCCTACCGGATGCTGCGGACCTTCGAGGTCCACGGGCTGCTGCGGCGCGACGCGGCCGGCCTGGTGCGCGGGGCCCCCGGCCTGGTCACCCTGGCCGGCGGCGTGGAGCAGGATCTGCGGGCGGCCGCCCTGCCGGAGCTCACGGCCGTCTCCGCGGACCTCGGCATGACCGCGTTCCTGGTGGTGTGGGACGGCCGGGACTGCCTGACCCTCACCACGGTGGAGCCGCCGCGCGGCAACCTCGTGACCCAGCGTCCCGGCACGCGTCATCCGCTGGGCGTCGGGGCGCCCGGCGTCGCGATCGCCGCGGCGCTGTCCGCGGAGGAGCGGGAGCGACTGGGACGCGCGGACGACGAGGCGGCCGGCCCGCTCACCGGCCCGAGGATCGAGGAGGCCCGCACGCGCGGCTGGGCGCAGTCCCGGGACGAGGTGATCACCGGCGTCGGCTCGGTCGCCGCCCCCGTCCCGGCGCCCGGGCGCATGCCGGCCGCGCTCGCCGTCGTCTTCACGGCGCCCTCGGTGGACCATGGGGCGGTGGGCGAGCGGCTGACGGCCGCCGCGCAGCGGCTCTCGGCCGCCCTCGGGGAGATCTGA
- a CDS encoding histidinol-phosphate transaminase yields MTDAAVVPAEVRPHAKVGLLPPYAAGKPPVAVPGLAPFKLSSNENPHAPVPAVLERIHEVVTGAPGAASPVCRYPDPLSTALRERLAAHLEVPADDVVTGAGSLGALSQLITAFAGDGGESGAPDEVVFAWRSFEAYPIVVRSAGAKDVQVPLTADHRHDLPAMLEAITDRTRVVLLCTPNNPTGPVLTTDEVEDFLGRVPPHVLVVIDEAYVEFVRHPQAVSGLDMYRRHANVVVLRTFSKAHGLANLRVGYSVSRPEITAALRTVAVPFAVSTVAEQAAIASLDHLDDVLAGVQTVVDERERVVAALAEAGWDVPETHANFVWLPLGERAAEFAAAAGEKALSVRAFAGEGVRVSIGEREANDRFLEVARAFGV; encoded by the coding sequence ATGACTGATGCCGCCGTCGTCCCCGCCGAGGTCCGCCCCCACGCCAAGGTGGGCCTGCTGCCGCCCTACGCCGCGGGCAAGCCCCCGGTCGCCGTGCCGGGCCTGGCCCCGTTCAAGCTGTCCTCGAACGAGAACCCGCACGCGCCCGTGCCGGCGGTCCTCGAGCGCATCCACGAGGTCGTCACGGGCGCCCCCGGTGCGGCGAGCCCCGTGTGCCGCTACCCCGACCCGCTCTCCACCGCCCTGCGTGAGCGCCTGGCGGCGCACCTGGAGGTCCCCGCGGACGACGTCGTCACGGGAGCGGGGTCCCTCGGCGCGCTCTCCCAGCTGATCACCGCGTTCGCCGGCGACGGCGGCGAGTCCGGCGCCCCGGACGAGGTCGTCTTCGCGTGGCGCAGCTTCGAGGCGTACCCGATCGTGGTCCGCTCCGCGGGCGCGAAGGACGTGCAGGTCCCGCTCACCGCGGACCACCGCCACGACCTGCCCGCCATGCTCGAGGCGATCACCGACCGCACCCGCGTGGTGCTGCTGTGCACGCCGAACAACCCGACCGGCCCCGTCCTGACCACGGACGAGGTGGAGGACTTCCTCGGCAGGGTCCCCCCGCACGTGCTCGTGGTGATCGACGAGGCCTACGTGGAGTTCGTGCGACACCCGCAGGCCGTGAGCGGCCTGGACATGTACCGCCGCCACGCCAACGTGGTGGTGCTGCGCACCTTCTCCAAGGCCCACGGCCTGGCCAACCTGCGCGTCGGCTACTCCGTGTCCCGCCCGGAGATCACGGCGGCCCTGCGCACCGTGGCCGTGCCGTTCGCGGTGTCCACCGTGGCCGAGCAGGCCGCGATCGCCTCGCTGGACCACCTCGACGACGTCCTCGCGGGCGTCCAGACCGTGGTGGACGAGCGCGAGCGCGTGGTGGCCGCCCTGGCCGAGGCCGGCTGGGACGTCCCCGAGACCCACGCGAACTTCGTGTGGCTGCCCCTCGGCGAGCGCGCGGCGGAGTTCGCCGCGGCCGCCGGGGAGAAGGCGCTCTCCGTCCGCGCCTTCGCCGGTGAGGGCGTGCGCGTGAGCATCGGCGAGCGCGAGGCCAACGACCGCTTCCTCGAGGTGGCCCGGGCCTTCGGGGTCTGA